Within Neoarius graeffei isolate fNeoGra1 chromosome 21, fNeoGra1.pri, whole genome shotgun sequence, the genomic segment atgagcccaaaatagaacttttttgtttaaacgagaagcgtcatgtttggggaaaggaaaagactgcattctagcataagaaccttatcccatctgtgaaacatggtggtggtagcatcatggtttgggcttgttttgctacatctgggctaggacggcttggcatcattaatggaacaatgaattctgaattataccagcgaattcaaaaggaaaatgtcaggacatctgtccataaactgaatttcaagagaaggtgggtcatgcagcaaaacaacgaccctaagcgcacaagtcattctaccaaagaatggttaaagaagaataaggttaatgttttggaatggccaagtcaaagtcctgaccttaatccaatcgaaatgttgtggaagggcctgaagcgagcagttcatgtgaggaaacccaccaagatcccagagttgaagctgttctgtatggaggaatgggctaaaattcctccaacccggtgtacaggactgatcaacagttaatggaaatgtttagttgcagttattgctgcacaagggggtcacaccagatactgaaagcaagggttcacatgtttttgccacttacagatatgtaatattggatcattttcctcaataaataaatgaccaagtataatatttttgtctcatttgtttaactgggttctctttatctgcttttaggacttgtgtgaaaatctgatgttttaggtcaattttatgcagaaacataaattctaaagggttcacaaactttttcaagcaacactgtatatgtggctgggttaaagatctggggatcaggacactacaagataaatcctgtgttgtttttgcctgggtaaataggagtttctgggctttttgtatgtgtctttgagaaggttactaggatgctacaagttttagtatcgggtgttaaCAAACGACAGCcattcgattctcaatcctccctgctctcctcttccagcaggcatcacagatccatataatttacccacaaacgtatttatttattcagcctaCTGCCCTGTGCGCACGCGCaggttaaatgtgacaaaataaaggcttgttcttaatttacccacaaatgtatttattccactcagtgtatggcaaaccagctaccggatttgggaccctACAACAtcttgaactatttagtatttggcttcaaacttgaaaaatttTGAATTTTATATATGATATGCAGGCTGCCATTTGGGGTTCAGggcaatagatggatggatgttgggcCAACAGGGTTGATAGATTTTCAGCCAACTTTAACCCCACATTGGCAGTGATGTTATGAAAAGTGTGACTTTGCTAACACTTGGCCATTGTTGGATGGGTTGTTCTGAAATGTGCTCACTATGTTGGTGCAATATTGCATAGGGAAGACCAACACTCATACACTAAGTGCCAAGTCTGTTTGCTACCTATGTCATGGCATTCACATAGTCCATCCATTTGTTATTATTCAGGGTTTTTTAAAACTTAATTTTCAGGGCCCTGAGCTACATCCTACTTGGACAAGTTCATTGCAGGGAACCACACATGCATGTATTCACACCTAggaggcaatttagagtcaccagtccacctactggcatgttgttGGGacgtgggaagaaaccagagaactcggcgaaaacccatgtagacactggaagaacatgcacgaaaactccacacacacctgagctcaggatcaaattgGGGACACTGGAGCTGTGAGATGCAGGCACTACCCCTGTGCCAATGTGCCAGCCACGTGATCCAAACGAATTGAAGAAAAATTTTGCTTTGAATAAACCAGGTTAAACTTTAAAGctaggcctttcgatttcataaaatcagtgaaatttagttccctctgaaatttggttattgtgatgCATGTTCTTTTCTGTATTctctcaaaaaaacaaaacaaaaaaaatacccaggccattctgtggctgggaagttatttaatttgaggggattccctagcaaataatgtgcatgaaatcaagcagacagaagaagtccttgtgcgcatgcacaggtttaccacattcttttgggttttatggcagctggcatccacaatgttgcattactgccagctacaggtttaccttgaccatgcactgacagttacatcattctatcactaaacaaacagctgatcacacggagatgctcgctgactgctgatatttattagtttggtcctgtgtctcGTTTCCTTTGCAGTATGACAttatcttgctttccgttactgtagttggtctttcacgtttcatttgcacactcgtcCTCCGTTttcctctcccgtttcaaatttgtatcccacaatgccttgtgcgaatggggaaagtccaccatgtgatgcatgatgaagtatcttgaattgggtcatggtgaagcaggaaaaaatagcggagaatttagggccatgtggtcctaaattcattcattcattctattTAAAAagccctaataaaattggaagtctgtgatttgaattcagtagctttcgttccactaaacaaaaatagtgtgtcagggaaaatttatttttatgacctacacttgaaaaatctgaaaggcagtctacctttagctGTTACCGTACATCAAGAAAAATATAAcctattggaaaaaaaattattgtAATCCCAATATATGATGCGACATTGATGTTTTGTTTcccacccacccccacccccccttcTCAGGGCCATTCTTCAACAGAATGCAAGGTTTAATGAAGTTGAGGAAAAATACAAGCATTTGTATGAAAAGGCAGCTGATCTGCTAGCACTGGAGGAGAAACTTAGTGTAGCTTCCAGAAAGGTGGGTATCTGTTTTTGAGTACAGTATTCTTACTCCAGGATATAATCTTGCACATTTATCTTGTGTATGATGTAAAATCTTAAATGTTTATCTAGTGCATTATGTATAATGTATTGCAAGACTATTTCTACTATAATTATTTACACTACAGGAGATTTTAATGGGTAGTTTAATCAAAGCTACAGTACTGATGCATCTCATTGGAGCCACATTGgacatattttttgccagggagCAAGACTATTGTAAAAATTTATAAAATTAGAAGTTGCTATTCAGTCATTAAAAAGATGTACTGTAGTATTACCCCTGCAGTGTTTGTTTCCTGTCTGTGTCAGATTAGTATGAATGGGGTGAAATTAGTATGAATAGTATGAAACCTAACTCATTGTTTATTCAATAAATAATGAGTTGGGTTTAGAGATGGTGGTTTGGCATGTACAGTGTGACTGTGACACACAGCAGAACCACACCCAAAACACCCTGTCTTGTGTTGTGGGTACAGCTGAAGGCCTCTGAAGACCAGCTGAAAGGGGCATTCTCCTCTTTCACCACACTAACTGAGCTGCAAGAGGAAGTTAGTTCCCTCAATGGGATTGTTACAGCAATGCAAGAGAAGCAACATGCATCATCACATCGCCTTCAAAGCGTGAATGAGCGCTTCTTGAACGTGACTGAGGCGTGGCAGGACGGACTGGCCACCGTGACTGAGGATCTGACGACGCTGAGGTCGGAGTCCCGCTTAGTTCATGGTCGTGTAACAGAACATGTTAACAAAGCTGAGGCGCGCCTGCGTGCTCTGGCCAAGCGTCTGGAGGAGCTAGAAGACAGTACAAAGATAAATGGTGGCGTGTTGGAGCGCACAGAGGAGGAAGATGCCAAGAATGTCCAAAATCAGTTGGATTGGAACACCAAGCAGGTGACCAGGCTTCAGGAGCAGCTTGTGTTGCTCTCCAAAAGAGACATGGAGCTTGAGGAGAAACTGGTGGAGGCGGAGCCACAGGCTAAAGAATGTGAAGCACAGCTTCCTGCCATAGAGGATGCAGTCAGGTCCATCCTGAGGTTAGGAGCTGACTTAAGTGGAGCCGAGAGGAGGCTTGAGGAACTCGCGCTGCAAGTGGTGGGCACTGAGGACAGCATGCTCAAGGCACTGACTGAGATTCTGCAGCTCCAGCAGACCCTTGATGATTTGCAGGTGAACAACAGCGTGATGAAAGTGAGGAATGAGCTCACAGTTGTCCTGGATGCCATGAAGGAGCTTAAGCATGTGCGTAGAGAAGAGCTGGATTCTGAAAGAGAGGAGTCTGAACATGATTAGGGGAAAGACGAGACATTGATTTCAAGCAATTAAATGATCTAAAAGGTTTGGTGTGGAAAAGTTTCCCAAAATCAACAGCAGGTAACAGCAAGACTGTAGAAGCTGAGAAGATCCCATTGACTGAATTCAGTGAACTGCACTGATATTTTGTTTAAAGACAGCCTGAAATTAAAATTGActtttttgtgtgtgcatgtttgttaATGTACCTCCCCATTGTATCAGTCACTTAtggaaataaacttttttttttaaatggaatttTCCATCAAATGTCCACAACTAAACATAATTAATAGTGGATATAAGTCTATACATCCCTGCTAAACTGGCAGGgttttgagatttaaaaaaaaaaaaaatgaaaccaagataaagCCTCTCAGAACTTATTCCACCTTTATTGCAAAACTGCAATCTATACAAAGAAGGTGAAAACAAGTCAAACTGTTTAGggtgaaaaaaaataaatcctgAAAATTAAAATCATACaaaaatagaatgcctttattgtcactgcacaaatgtacaatgaaatttagttcatcacaggagagcaaagccgctgcatacgtaaatgccgccactcttgggcacttcagcccaaggccgtcttatgttaactgcatgtctttgaaaacCTGGCTGCATAATTGTGCACATCTTTTAATAATCAAAGATGTGCCTGTGTTTAGAATCAACCAATCACATTTCAGTCTCATCTTAAATTGTAGTTAGTATACACTTGATATCAATTAAAATGGCTCTGATTGACCTCAGGTCAAGTTTGGCTGTTCTTGTAGCATtattctaatggcccttttccactaccctttttcagctcacttcagctcgcttcagctcacttcagcccgacacggctcgcgtttcgactacc encodes:
- the ikbip gene encoding inhibitor of nuclear factor kappa-B kinase-interacting protein isoform X1, producing MPSDGVKQRKGKAAAAHHVETTDISKPCGKDEVKEAGDAPGKTGPYSSVDVSTVVSLLSLSACFLLAWAILQQNARFNEVEEKYKHLYEKAADLLALEEKLSVASRKLKASEDQLKGAFSSFTTLTELQEEVSSLNGIVTAMQEKQHASSHRLQSVNERFLNVTEAWQDGLATVTEDLTTLRSESRLVHGRVTEHVNKAEARLRALAKRLEELEDSTKINGGVLERTEEEDAKNVQNQLDWNTKQVTRLQEQLVLLSKRDMELEEKLVEAEPQAKECEAQLPAIEDAVRSILRLGADLSGAERRLEELALQVVGTEDSMLKALTEILQLQQTLDDLQVNNSVMKVRNELTVVLDAMKELKHVRREELDSEREESEHD